One Flavobacterium sp. 90 DNA segment encodes these proteins:
- a CDS encoding YqgE/AlgH family protein, producing the protein MISEKLKKGHLLIAEPSIIGDLSFNRSVILLADHNKEGSIGFIINKPLKYTINDLIPEIDASFKIYNGGPVEQDNLYFIHNIPDLIPNSVEISNGIYWGGDFESTKDLINNGSISKNNIRFFLGYTGWDENQLENEMQGNSWIIADNSYKNKIIGKSTTHFWKEQIIELGGDYLIWSNAPENPYLN; encoded by the coding sequence ATGATTTCAGAAAAATTAAAAAAAGGACACCTGCTTATTGCCGAGCCTTCGATAATTGGAGATTTATCATTTAATAGATCGGTAATTTTATTAGCAGACCATAACAAAGAAGGATCAATAGGATTTATCATTAATAAACCACTAAAGTATACTATCAATGATCTAATCCCAGAGATCGATGCTTCTTTCAAGATATATAATGGAGGTCCTGTTGAACAGGATAACCTATATTTCATTCACAATATTCCAGATTTAATCCCGAATAGTGTCGAGATTTCTAATGGAATTTATTGGGGAGGTGATTTCGAATCGACCAAAGACTTAATTAACAACGGATCTATTAGTAAAAATAATATTCGTTTCTTCTTAGGTTATACCGGTTGGGATGAAAATCAGCTTGAAAATGAAATGCAGGGAAACTCCTGGATCATTGCTGATAATAGTTACAAAAACAAAATTATAGGAAAGTCAACCACTCATTTTTGGAAAGAACAAATAATTGAGCTTGGTGGAGATTATCTTATATGGTCTAATGCACCTGAAAATCCATATCTGAATTAA